In Rhizophagus irregularis chromosome 30, complete sequence, a genomic segment contains:
- a CDS encoding ATP-dependent helicase NAM7 variant 2, which translates to MERFTTQNTQDDENFSFLEYSGGDTQASQYDYNDFSLESQQTNTLLDGSQSHFVEPDLSGVGVDELDAFQDLAIVERELEHACRYCGIHAVNSVARCVTCNKWFCNSRGNTSGSHIINHLVRAKHREVALHPDSPLGETTLECYSCGCKNVFLLGFIPAKSDTVVVLLCRQPCAAMPSSKDMNWDTSQWLPLIDDRCFLPWLVKVPSEQEQLRARQITAHQINKLEELWKDNTEATLEDLEKPGIDDEPQPVLLRYDDAYQYQNIFGPLVKMEADYDKKLKESQTQDDIVVRWDIGLNQKRIAWFYLPKLESGEVRLAIGDELRLRYRGELRQSWEDVGHVIKIPNNVSDEVGLELRRNDNTPVDCTHNFSVDFVWKSTSFDRMQAAMKTFAVDETSVSGFIYHKLLGHEVEPQVLRTVMPKRFSAPNLPELNHSQVYAVKSVLQKNLSLIQGPPGTGKTVTSATIVYHLAKINSGQVLVCAPSNVAVDQLTEKIHATGLKVVRLTAKSREALDSPVSFLTLHEQVYNNDTHVELQKLIQLKTEQGELSSSDEKKYKTLKRACEREILQTADVILCTCVGAGDPRLSKFKFRTVLIDEATQATEPECMIPLVLGCKQAVLVGDHQQLGPVIMNKKAARAGLCQSLFERLVILGIRPIRLQVQYRMHPCLSEFPSNMFYEGSLQNGVTTQDRLKKNVDFPWPAPETPMFFHSNLGQEEISSSGTSYLNRTEASNCEKVVTKFLKSGILPSQIGIITPYEGQRSYVVSYMQFNGPLKKDLYKEIEVASVDAFQGREKDYIILSCVRSNEHQGIGFLNDPRRLNVALTRARYGVVILGNPRVLSRHPLWHHLLVHYKDKDCLVEGPLNNLKVSMIAFRGPRRAYRKDDKFRQGFAHQIDAREAFAKAPLAESRRRAYDSDFMRTHDPVSYIPSDMTSMPSSSQFSIPLLPTPNGPFTQDLSQSSVSSRKNAKQQISSYTNSISSQGPLTQNAYSSQGSMSLALSQSDRLRMMENSNNSLGHGSLMSQDSSIGYLDDYKSQGDDTILSQDFEIRPDSSG; encoded by the exons ATGGAACGATTTACAACTCAAAACACTCAGGAcgatgaaaatttttcttttttggaatACTCTGGAGGAGATACTCAAGCTTCGCAATATGATTATAACGACTTTTCACTTGAATCTCAGCAAACTAACACTTTGCTTGACGGTTCGCAATCGCATTTCGTTGAGCCAGATTTATCTGGAGTGGGAGTTGACGAGTTAGACGCGTTCCAAGATCTTGCCATTGTTGAAAGAGAATTAGAACACGCATGCAG atattgtGGTATACACGCAGTAAACTCAGTAGCCAGATGCGTGACTTGCAACAAATGGTTTTGTAATTCTCGTGGTAACACTTCTGGCTCCCATATAATCAATCACCTTGTTCGGGCAAAACATAGAGAAGTCGCTTTACACCCGGATTCACCACTTGGTGAAACAACGTTGGAATGCTATAGTTGTGGTTGTAAGAACGTTTTTTTATTGGGATTTATTCCAGCGAAAAGCGATACAGTTGTAGTATTGCTTTGTCG ACAACCCTGTGCCGCAATGCCTAGTAGTAAAGACATGAACTGGGATACCTCTCAGTGGCTTCCTCTTATTGATGATCGTTGCTTTCTTCCATGGCTTGTTAAAGTTCCCAGTGAACAAGAACAACTTCGGGCTCGTCAAATCACCGCACATCAAATTAACAAGCTCGAGGAGTTGTGGAAAGATAACACCGAAGCGACTCTTGAGGATTTGGAAAAACCTGGGATTGATGATGAACCACAACCTGTATTATTGAG ATACGACGATGCCTATCAATATCAAAACATTTTTGGACCTTTAGTAAAAATGGAGGCTGACtatgacaaaaaattaaaggaatCTCAGACGCAAGATGATATTGTAGTTCGGTGGGATATTGGGTTAAATCAAAAGCGTATTGCTTGGTTTTACTTACCAAAACTTGAATCTGGAG AGGTTCGTTTGGCCATCGGTGATGAATTGAGACTTCGTTATCGTGGTGAATTGCGTCAATCATGGGAGGACGTTGGCCATGTGATCAAAATACCAAATA aTGTTAGTGATGAAGTTGGTTTAGAGTTGCGCCGTAATGACAATACTCCAGTGGATTGTACACATAATTTTTCGGTAGATTTCGTATGGAAATCTACTAGTTTTGATAGAATGCAAGCAGCAATGAAAACATTTGCTGTTGACGAGACTTCAGTTAGTGGCTTTATCTATCACAAGCTTTTGGGACATGAAGTAGAACCTCAAGTTCTTAGAACAGTAATGCCAAAGAg GTTTTCGGCTCCAAATTTGCCGGAATTAAATCATTCGCAAGTATATGCCGTAAAAAgtgttttacaaaaaaatctcaGTCTCATTCAAGGTCCCCCGGGTACTGGCAAAACTGTTACTTCAGCTACCATCGTTTATCATCTTGCCAAGATAAATTCCGGGCAAGTTTTAGTATGTGCACCTTCAAATGTTGCCGTGGACCAGTTAACTGAGAAAATACATGCAACTGGGCTTAAAGTAGTTCGTCTTACTGCAAAATCTCGTGAGGCTCTTGATTCTCCCGTATCATTCCTTACATTACACGAACAGGTGTATAACAATGATACTCATGTTGAATTGCAAAAATTGATTCAACTCAAGACCGAACAAGGAGAATTAAGCAGTTCTGATGAGAAAAAATACAAAACGTTGAAGCGTGCTTGTGAAAGAGAAATTTTACAG ACTGCTGATGTTATTCTTTGTACATGCGTGGGCGCCGGAGATCCACGTTTatccaaatttaaatttcgcACCGTCTTAATTGACGAAGCGACACAGGCAACTGAACCTGAATGTATGATACCACTTGTGCTTGGATGTAAACAAGCTGTCCTTGTTGGGGACCATCAACAACTTGGCCCTGTAATAATGAATAAGAAAGCTGCCAGGGCTGGCTTATGTCAGTCACTTTTTGAGCGCTTAGTCATATTGGGTATAAGACCTATTAGATTACAAGTTCAATATCGTATGCACCCTTGTTTATCGGAATTTCCTAGCAATATGTTCTACGAAGGTTCTTTGCAAAATGGGGTCACTACTCAAGATAGATTAAAGAAAAACGTGGACTTTCCTTGGCCAGCTCCAGAGACACCTATGTTTTTCCACTCAAATTTAGGTCAAGAAGAAATTTCAAGCAGTGGAACCTCTTATTTGAATCG tacGGAAGCTTCAAACTGTGAAAAAGTTGTCACGAAGTTTCTAAAATCAGGAATTTTACCATCTCAAATAGGAATAATTACTCCATATGAAGGTCAAAGAAGTTATGTCGTTAGTTATATGCAGTTTAATGgtcctttaaaaaaagatttatataaagaaattgaagtaGCAAGTGTTGATGCCTTTCAAGGGCgtgaaaaagattatataatattgagtTGTGTTCGAAGTAATGAACACCAGGGGATTGGATTTTTAAATGATCCTAGAAGACTGAATGTTGCCTTGACACGAGCGCGTTATGGTGTCGTAATTTTGGGTAATCCTAGAGTTCTAAGCAGG CATCCTTTGTGGCACCATCTTCTTGTACattataaagataaagattGTTTAGTAGAAGGTCCGCTAAATAACTTAAAAGTCAGTATGATAGCATTTCGAGGGCCTCGTAGAGCTTATCGGAAGGATGATAAATTTAGACAAGGTTTTGCACACCAAATCGATGCACGCGAAGCATTTGCTAAAGCTCCTCTTGCTGAAA GTCGCCGTCGTGCTTATGACTCAGATTTTATGAGAACACATGATCCTGTCAGTTACATCCCTTCAGATATGACTTCCATGCCATCTTCGTCTCAGTTCAGCATTCCCCTACTTCCAACACCTAATGGTCCATTTACTCAAGATTTATCACAAAGTAGTGTTTCTAGCAGAAAAAATGCCAAACAACAAATTTCTTCTTATACCAATTCAATCTCATCCCAAGGACCATTAACACAAAACGCTTATAGTAGCCAAGGATCTATGAGTCTTGCACTATCTCAATCTGATCGTCTTCGTATGATGGAGAACTCAAACAATTCTTTAGGTCATGGCTCACTAATGTCACAGGATAGTTCAATTGGATATTTAGACGATTACAAAAGTCAAGGAGATGACACTATTTTAAGTCAAGACTTCGAGATTAG GCCAGATTCGAGCGGTTAA
- a CDS encoding ATP-dependent helicase NAM7, producing the protein MERFTTQNTQDDENFSFLEYSGGDTQASQYDYNDFSLESQQTNTLLDGSQSHFVEPDLSGVGVDELDAFQDLAIVERELEHACRYCGIHAVNSVARCVTCNKWFCNSRGNTSGSHIINHLVRAKHREVALHPDSPLGETTLECYSCGCKNVFLLGFIPAKSDTVVVLLCRQPCAAMPSSKDMNWDTSQWLPLIDDRCFLPWLVKVPSEQEQLRARQITAHQINKLEELWKDNTEATLEDLEKPGIDDEPQPVLLRYDDAYQYQNIFGPLVKMEADYDKKLKESQTQDDIVVRWDIGLNQKRIAWFYLPKLESGEVRLAIGDELRLRYRGELRQSWEDVGHVIKIPNNVSDEVGLELRRNDNTPVDCTHNFSVDFVWKSTSFDRMQAAMKTFAVDETSVSGFIYHKLLGHEVEPQVLRTVMPKRFSAPNLPELNHSQVYAVKSVLQKNLSLIQGPPGTGKTVTSATIVYHLAKINSGQVLVCAPSNVAVDQLTEKIHATGLKVVRLTAKSREALDSPVSFLTLHEQVYNNDTHVELQKLIQLKTEQGELSSSDEKKYKTLKRACEREILQTADVILCTCVGAGDPRLSKFKFRTVLIDEATQATEPECMIPLVLGCKQAVLVGDHQQLGPVIMNKKAARAGLCQSLFERLVILGIRPIRLQVQYRMHPCLSEFPSNMFYEGSLQNGVTTQDRLKKNVDFPWPAPETPMFFHSNLGQEEISSSGTSYLNRTEASNCEKVVTKFLKSGILPSQIGIITPYEGQRSYVVSYMQFNGPLKKDLYKEIEVASVDAFQGREKDYIILSCVRSNEHQGIGFLNDPRRLNVALTRARYGVVILGNPRVLSRHPLWHHLLVHYKDKDCLVEGPLNNLKVSMIAFRGPRRAYRKDDKFRQGFAHQIDAREAFAKAPLAESRRRAYDSDFMRTHDPVSYIPSDMTSMPSSSQFSIPLLPTPNGPFTQDLSQSSVSSRKNAKQQISSYTNSISSQGPLTQNAYSSQGSMSLALSQSDRLRMMENSNNSLGHGSLMSQDSSIGYLDDYKSQGDDTILSQDFEIRSQSGYQSQSFTQY; encoded by the exons ATGGAACGATTTACAACTCAAAACACTCAGGAcgatgaaaatttttcttttttggaatACTCTGGAGGAGATACTCAAGCTTCGCAATATGATTATAACGACTTTTCACTTGAATCTCAGCAAACTAACACTTTGCTTGACGGTTCGCAATCGCATTTCGTTGAGCCAGATTTATCTGGAGTGGGAGTTGACGAGTTAGACGCGTTCCAAGATCTTGCCATTGTTGAAAGAGAATTAGAACACGCATGCAG atattgtGGTATACACGCAGTAAACTCAGTAGCCAGATGCGTGACTTGCAACAAATGGTTTTGTAATTCTCGTGGTAACACTTCTGGCTCCCATATAATCAATCACCTTGTTCGGGCAAAACATAGAGAAGTCGCTTTACACCCGGATTCACCACTTGGTGAAACAACGTTGGAATGCTATAGTTGTGGTTGTAAGAACGTTTTTTTATTGGGATTTATTCCAGCGAAAAGCGATACAGTTGTAGTATTGCTTTGTCG ACAACCCTGTGCCGCAATGCCTAGTAGTAAAGACATGAACTGGGATACCTCTCAGTGGCTTCCTCTTATTGATGATCGTTGCTTTCTTCCATGGCTTGTTAAAGTTCCCAGTGAACAAGAACAACTTCGGGCTCGTCAAATCACCGCACATCAAATTAACAAGCTCGAGGAGTTGTGGAAAGATAACACCGAAGCGACTCTTGAGGATTTGGAAAAACCTGGGATTGATGATGAACCACAACCTGTATTATTGAG ATACGACGATGCCTATCAATATCAAAACATTTTTGGACCTTTAGTAAAAATGGAGGCTGACtatgacaaaaaattaaaggaatCTCAGACGCAAGATGATATTGTAGTTCGGTGGGATATTGGGTTAAATCAAAAGCGTATTGCTTGGTTTTACTTACCAAAACTTGAATCTGGAG AGGTTCGTTTGGCCATCGGTGATGAATTGAGACTTCGTTATCGTGGTGAATTGCGTCAATCATGGGAGGACGTTGGCCATGTGATCAAAATACCAAATA aTGTTAGTGATGAAGTTGGTTTAGAGTTGCGCCGTAATGACAATACTCCAGTGGATTGTACACATAATTTTTCGGTAGATTTCGTATGGAAATCTACTAGTTTTGATAGAATGCAAGCAGCAATGAAAACATTTGCTGTTGACGAGACTTCAGTTAGTGGCTTTATCTATCACAAGCTTTTGGGACATGAAGTAGAACCTCAAGTTCTTAGAACAGTAATGCCAAAGAg GTTTTCGGCTCCAAATTTGCCGGAATTAAATCATTCGCAAGTATATGCCGTAAAAAgtgttttacaaaaaaatctcaGTCTCATTCAAGGTCCCCCGGGTACTGGCAAAACTGTTACTTCAGCTACCATCGTTTATCATCTTGCCAAGATAAATTCCGGGCAAGTTTTAGTATGTGCACCTTCAAATGTTGCCGTGGACCAGTTAACTGAGAAAATACATGCAACTGGGCTTAAAGTAGTTCGTCTTACTGCAAAATCTCGTGAGGCTCTTGATTCTCCCGTATCATTCCTTACATTACACGAACAGGTGTATAACAATGATACTCATGTTGAATTGCAAAAATTGATTCAACTCAAGACCGAACAAGGAGAATTAAGCAGTTCTGATGAGAAAAAATACAAAACGTTGAAGCGTGCTTGTGAAAGAGAAATTTTACAG ACTGCTGATGTTATTCTTTGTACATGCGTGGGCGCCGGAGATCCACGTTTatccaaatttaaatttcgcACCGTCTTAATTGACGAAGCGACACAGGCAACTGAACCTGAATGTATGATACCACTTGTGCTTGGATGTAAACAAGCTGTCCTTGTTGGGGACCATCAACAACTTGGCCCTGTAATAATGAATAAGAAAGCTGCCAGGGCTGGCTTATGTCAGTCACTTTTTGAGCGCTTAGTCATATTGGGTATAAGACCTATTAGATTACAAGTTCAATATCGTATGCACCCTTGTTTATCGGAATTTCCTAGCAATATGTTCTACGAAGGTTCTTTGCAAAATGGGGTCACTACTCAAGATAGATTAAAGAAAAACGTGGACTTTCCTTGGCCAGCTCCAGAGACACCTATGTTTTTCCACTCAAATTTAGGTCAAGAAGAAATTTCAAGCAGTGGAACCTCTTATTTGAATCG tacGGAAGCTTCAAACTGTGAAAAAGTTGTCACGAAGTTTCTAAAATCAGGAATTTTACCATCTCAAATAGGAATAATTACTCCATATGAAGGTCAAAGAAGTTATGTCGTTAGTTATATGCAGTTTAATGgtcctttaaaaaaagatttatataaagaaattgaagtaGCAAGTGTTGATGCCTTTCAAGGGCgtgaaaaagattatataatattgagtTGTGTTCGAAGTAATGAACACCAGGGGATTGGATTTTTAAATGATCCTAGAAGACTGAATGTTGCCTTGACACGAGCGCGTTATGGTGTCGTAATTTTGGGTAATCCTAGAGTTCTAAGCAGG CATCCTTTGTGGCACCATCTTCTTGTACattataaagataaagattGTTTAGTAGAAGGTCCGCTAAATAACTTAAAAGTCAGTATGATAGCATTTCGAGGGCCTCGTAGAGCTTATCGGAAGGATGATAAATTTAGACAAGGTTTTGCACACCAAATCGATGCACGCGAAGCATTTGCTAAAGCTCCTCTTGCTGAAA GTCGCCGTCGTGCTTATGACTCAGATTTTATGAGAACACATGATCCTGTCAGTTACATCCCTTCAGATATGACTTCCATGCCATCTTCGTCTCAGTTCAGCATTCCCCTACTTCCAACACCTAATGGTCCATTTACTCAAGATTTATCACAAAGTAGTGTTTCTAGCAGAAAAAATGCCAAACAACAAATTTCTTCTTATACCAATTCAATCTCATCCCAAGGACCATTAACACAAAACGCTTATAGTAGCCAAGGATCTATGAGTCTTGCACTATCTCAATCTGATCGTCTTCGTATGATGGAGAACTCAAACAATTCTTTAGGTCATGGCTCACTAATGTCACAGGATAGTTCAATTGGATATTTAGACGATTACAAAAGTCAAGGAGATGACACTATTTTAAGTCAAGACTTCGAGATTAGGTCTCAATCAGGATATCAATCTCAAAGTTTTACACAATATTAA
- a CDS encoding type I protein arginine N-methyltransferase Rmt1, translating into MADSNHVQIENSEMTSKDYYFDSYAHFGIHEEMLKDEVRTLSYRSSIYQNRHLFKDKIVLDVGCGTGILSMFAAKAGAKHIYGIDMSNIIDQARQIIVDNNLDDKITLIKGKMEEVELPVEKVDIIISEWMGYFLLYESMLDTVLVARDKYLKPGGLIFPDKATIYLSAIEDGEYKEEKIGFWENVYGFDFSSIKSVALREPLVDAVDAKAVVTSPYSIKEIDIYTVKKSDLSFSAPFKLTATRDDYIHAFIAWFDITFSACHKPIRFSTGPHAKYTHWKQTVFYTTDAITIKCGESIMGTLSCSPNKRNNRDLDIEISYEFHGETAPCSEVCKYRMN; encoded by the exons atggcggaCTCAAATCATGTTCAAATTGAAAATTCTGAAATGACAAGCAaggattattattttgattccTACGCTCATTTCGGCATACATgaagaaatgttaaaagaCGAAGTTCGAACGCTTTCTTATCGTTCGTCTATTTATCAAAACCGGCATCTATTTAAGGATAAAATTGTTCTTGATGTTGGTTGTGGAACTGGCATTTTGTCAATGTTTGCCGCCAAAGCTGGAGCAAAACATATTTATGGA ATTGATATGTCGAATATTATTGATCAAGCGCGCCAAATTAttgttgataataatttagatgatA AGATTACCCTCATCAAAGGCAAAATGGAAGAAGTCGAACTTCCAGTTGAGAAAGTTGACATTATCATCTCAGAATGGATGGGATATTTTCTACTTTATGAATCTATGCTTGATACCGTGCTTGTTGCGCGCGATAAATACTTA AAACCGGGTGGTTTAATATTTCCAGATAAAGCAACAATTTACCTGTCGGCTATTGAAGACGGAGaatataaagaagaaaaaattggat TTTGGGAAAACGTTTATGGATTTGATTTTAGTTCAATTAAGTCTGTTGCTCTAAGGGAGCCTTTGGTGGACGCTGTAGATGCTAAAGCTGTAGTCACAAGTCCGTATTCCATCAAG gaaattgaTATATACACTgttaaaaaatcagatttaTCGTTTAGTGCTCCTTTTAAATTAACTGCTACGAGAGATGATTATATTCACGCTTTTATCGCATGGTTTGATATTACCTTTTCAGCTTGTCATAAACCAATTAGATTTAGCACAG GCCCACATGCCAAATACACACATTGGAAACAAACTGTTTTCTATACCACTGATGCTATAACTATTAAATGTGGTGAATCTATTATGGGTACTTTATCTTGTTCTCCCAATAAACGAAATAATCGTGACTTAGATATTGAAATTTCCTACGAATTTCATGGTGAAACAGCACCTTGCTCTGAAGTGTGTAAATATAGGAT GAATTAG
- a CDS encoding type I protein arginine N-methyltransferase Rmt1 variant 2, which produces MADSNHVQIENSEMTSKDYYFDSYAHFGIHEEMLKDEVRTLSYRSSIYQNRHLFKDKIVLDVGCGTGILSMFAAKAGAKHIYGIDMSNIIDQARQIIVDNNLDDKITLIKGKMEEVELPVEKVDIIISEWMGYFLLYESMLDTVLVARDKYLKPGGLIFPDKATIYLSAIEDGEYKEEKIGFWENVYGFDFSSIKSVALREPLVDAVDAKAVVTSPYSIKEIDIYTVKKSDLSFSAPFKLTATRDDYIHAFIAWFDITFSACHKPIRFSTGPHAKYTHWKQTVFYTTDAITIKCGESIMGTLSCSPNKRNNRDLDIEISYEFHGETAPCSEVCKYRMY; this is translated from the exons atggcggaCTCAAATCATGTTCAAATTGAAAATTCTGAAATGACAAGCAaggattattattttgattccTACGCTCATTTCGGCATACATgaagaaatgttaaaagaCGAAGTTCGAACGCTTTCTTATCGTTCGTCTATTTATCAAAACCGGCATCTATTTAAGGATAAAATTGTTCTTGATGTTGGTTGTGGAACTGGCATTTTGTCAATGTTTGCCGCCAAAGCTGGAGCAAAACATATTTATGGA ATTGATATGTCGAATATTATTGATCAAGCGCGCCAAATTAttgttgataataatttagatgatA AGATTACCCTCATCAAAGGCAAAATGGAAGAAGTCGAACTTCCAGTTGAGAAAGTTGACATTATCATCTCAGAATGGATGGGATATTTTCTACTTTATGAATCTATGCTTGATACCGTGCTTGTTGCGCGCGATAAATACTTA AAACCGGGTGGTTTAATATTTCCAGATAAAGCAACAATTTACCTGTCGGCTATTGAAGACGGAGaatataaagaagaaaaaattggat TTTGGGAAAACGTTTATGGATTTGATTTTAGTTCAATTAAGTCTGTTGCTCTAAGGGAGCCTTTGGTGGACGCTGTAGATGCTAAAGCTGTAGTCACAAGTCCGTATTCCATCAAG gaaattgaTATATACACTgttaaaaaatcagatttaTCGTTTAGTGCTCCTTTTAAATTAACTGCTACGAGAGATGATTATATTCACGCTTTTATCGCATGGTTTGATATTACCTTTTCAGCTTGTCATAAACCAATTAGATTTAGCACAG GCCCACATGCCAAATACACACATTGGAAACAAACTGTTTTCTATACCACTGATGCTATAACTATTAAATGTGGTGAATCTATTATGGGTACTTTATCTTGTTCTCCCAATAAACGAAATAATCGTGACTTAGATATTGAAATTTCCTACGAATTTCATGGTGAAACAGCACCTTGCTCTGAAGTGTGTAAATATAGGAT GTATTAG